From Providencia sp. R33, a single genomic window includes:
- a CDS encoding magnesium transporter, translated as MTFTTQNKAGAVAIAQSAMKDARLKGNNTQQPKIDDATVSAYMSQSYLPVSVADSIACVKKNLIEHLEGEQIPTYLFVVDSDNYLNGILSVKSLLASPEDLFVSDIMRHNYFSVAPEQSRHDVYDLINHSGLDMIPVVQFGKLMGVLRPQDIAELIEDENTLDAQLQGATTPLDEPYLTTSPVTLWRKRVVWLLMLFVAEAYTGTVLKAFEEQLEAAISLAFFIPLLIGTGGNSGTQITSTLVRAMALGEVSLRNLGTVLKKEVSTSFLVAITIGGAALIRAWVLGVGHEVTIVVSLTIVAITMWSAVVSSIIPMVLKKLKVDPAVVSAPFIATFIDGTGLIIYFEIAKLVMTEFA; from the coding sequence ATGACATTCACTACCCAGAACAAAGCGGGAGCAGTTGCAATTGCTCAATCCGCGATGAAAGACGCACGCCTCAAAGGCAACAATACACAACAACCAAAAATCGATGACGCTACAGTCAGCGCATATATGAGCCAATCATATCTGCCAGTTTCTGTCGCAGATTCAATTGCTTGTGTAAAGAAAAACCTTATTGAACATCTTGAAGGCGAGCAAATCCCCACCTATTTATTTGTTGTCGATAGCGACAATTATTTAAATGGCATTCTTTCAGTTAAATCATTATTAGCATCACCTGAAGATTTATTTGTGTCGGATATTATGCGTCACAATTATTTTTCAGTTGCGCCAGAACAATCTCGTCACGATGTCTATGACCTGATTAACCATAGCGGATTAGATATGATCCCTGTGGTGCAATTTGGCAAGTTAATGGGTGTTTTGCGTCCGCAAGATATCGCAGAACTGATTGAAGATGAGAATACACTTGATGCGCAGTTACAAGGCGCAACCACACCACTTGATGAACCTTACTTAACGACAAGCCCAGTCACATTATGGCGTAAGCGTGTGGTTTGGTTATTAATGTTGTTTGTGGCGGAAGCGTACACTGGAACAGTTTTAAAAGCATTTGAAGAACAGCTTGAAGCCGCAATTTCACTGGCTTTCTTTATTCCATTATTAATTGGAACAGGGGGCAACAGCGGAACACAGATCACCTCGACATTAGTCCGTGCAATGGCATTGGGTGAGGTGAGTTTGCGTAATCTCGGTACTGTTCTGAAAAAAGAGGTTTCAACCTCGTTTTTAGTTGCAATTACCATTGGCGGCGCAGCTTTAATCCGTGCTTGGGTTTTAGGTGTTGGCCATGAAGTGACTATCGTGGTGAGCTTAACCATCGTTGCTATCACTATGTGGAGCGCGGTTGTTTCTTCAATTATCCCTATGGTATTGAAGAAACTGAAAGTTGACCCAGCGGTGGTCTCTGCACCGTTCATCGCGACCTTTATCGATGGTACTGGCTTAATTATTTACTTTGAAATCGCTAAATTAGTGATGACGGAGTTTGCTTAA
- a CDS encoding SprT family zinc-dependent metalloprotease, producing MKTIRVPIFLQQHVMRVLREKLALAEQKLEQTFPEPAINYKQRGTTAGSAYLKEWEIRINATLLIENTDSFVDEVIPHELAHLLVYHVFGRKGVAPHGKEWKWMMQHVLEVDAKRTHNFAVATVKSKTFAYHCACQTVHQLTIRRHNKVVRGENQYLCRQCGEILKQGERIGAAAEN from the coding sequence ATGAAAACCATTCGAGTCCCCATTTTCCTACAGCAGCACGTTATGCGTGTTCTACGCGAAAAGCTTGCCCTTGCAGAGCAAAAGCTGGAACAAACGTTTCCAGAACCTGCTATTAACTATAAACAGCGTGGTACCACAGCGGGTAGCGCTTACTTGAAAGAGTGGGAAATTCGTATTAACGCAACACTACTGATTGAAAATACAGACAGCTTTGTCGATGAAGTTATCCCTCATGAACTTGCACATTTGCTGGTTTATCATGTCTTTGGCCGTAAAGGCGTTGCCCCTCACGGAAAAGAATGGAAATGGATGATGCAGCATGTATTGGAGGTTGATGCAAAACGTACGCACAACTTTGCCGTTGCAACAGTTAAAAGTAAAACATTTGCCTACCACTGTGCTTGCCAAACCGTACATCAGTTAACCATTCGTCGCCACAATAAAGTGGTACGAGGGGAAAACCAATATTTGTGTCGTCAATGTGGGGAGATTTTAAAACAAGGGGAAAGGATTGGCGCTGCGGCAGAAAACTGA
- a CDS encoding ArsR/SmtB family transcription factor produces the protein MNNTASEQQLSAMKQAASQTASLLKTLGNPDRLILLCQLTQGEACVSDLEQQLGIQQPTLSQQLTVLRNDGLVKTRREGKRIYYAIADEKLFTLLNTLYQLYCPVQEK, from the coding sequence ATGAATAATACCGCATCGGAACAACAGCTTTCAGCCATGAAACAGGCTGCATCACAAACGGCTTCATTATTAAAAACACTGGGTAACCCTGATAGGTTGATTTTATTGTGCCAATTGACACAAGGGGAGGCTTGCGTCAGTGATTTGGAACAACAGCTTGGTATCCAACAACCTACATTATCTCAGCAACTTACTGTACTGCGTAATGATGGGCTGGTTAAAACTCGTCGTGAGGGCAAACGTATTTATTATGCGATTGCTGATGAAAAATTATTTACGTTGCTCAATACGTTATATCAGCTTTATTGCCCAGTGCAGGAGAAATAA
- a CDS encoding YeeE/YedE family protein translates to MSIDWVNFTPVSAAIGGVLIGVAVAILLVFNGRIAGISGILGGILKPVKGDTAWKVAFILGIIISPLLFMWVAYTPEVNIAASTPVLIIAGLLVGFGTRLGSGCTSGHGICGMARFSRRSIVAVLIFMVVAFVTVAISNHFGLGG, encoded by the coding sequence ATGAGTATTGATTGGGTCAATTTTACACCTGTTTCGGCTGCAATCGGTGGGGTATTGATTGGTGTCGCTGTGGCGATTTTACTGGTTTTTAACGGCCGAATTGCTGGAATTAGTGGTATTTTAGGGGGGATTTTAAAACCTGTGAAAGGGGATACGGCATGGAAGGTCGCCTTTATTTTAGGCATTATCATTTCACCACTTTTATTTATGTGGGTTGCTTATACCCCCGAAGTGAACATTGCTGCAAGTACACCTGTTTTGATAATTGCAGGTTTGTTAGTCGGGTTTGGGACACGTTTAGGAAGCGGGTGTACAAGTGGGCACGGTATTTGTGGCATGGCACGTTTTTCCCGTCGCTCAATTGTCGCTGTGTTGATTTTTATGGTTGTCGCTTTTGTGACGGTCGCAATTTCTAACCACTTTGGGTTAGGGGGATAA
- a CDS encoding DUF6691 family protein, whose protein sequence is MPILIALISGVLFGLGLVLAGMGNPAKILAFLDITGNWDPSLLVTMAVAMVISGISYAWVKKRRVSVLNCPLQIPTNQKIDKKLVTGSVLFGLGWGLAGICPGPALLLTGLGITQGIIFALAMIAGMSVYQFSQKS, encoded by the coding sequence ATGCCAATTCTTATTGCGTTAATTTCAGGTGTCTTATTTGGCCTAGGGCTGGTGCTTGCGGGGATGGGGAACCCTGCCAAAATTTTAGCTTTCCTCGATATCACAGGGAATTGGGATCCTTCATTACTGGTGACAATGGCTGTTGCAATGGTTATCAGCGGAATTTCTTATGCATGGGTGAAAAAGCGCCGTGTGAGCGTGTTAAATTGCCCATTACAAATTCCAACCAATCAAAAAATAGACAAAAAATTGGTGACAGGGAGCGTACTATTTGGTCTTGGCTGGGGATTAGCGGGGATTTGCCCAGGGCCTGCATTGTTATTGACAGGTTTGGGGATCACCCAAGGCATTATTTTTGCGCTGGCAATGATCGCAGGGATGTCCGTTTACCAATTTAGCCAAAAATCCTAA
- the metK gene encoding methionine adenosyltransferase, which produces MATHLFTSESVSEGHPDKIADQISDAVLDAILEQDPKARVACETYVKTGMVMVGGEITTSAWVDIEEITRKTVREIGYTSSDMGFDANSCAVLSAIGKQSPDINQGVDRTDPSEQGAGDQGLMFGYATNETDVLMPAPITYSHLLVQRQAEVRKNGTLPWLRPDAKSQVTFKYDNNKIVGIDAVVLSTQHSEDIQQKDLHEAVMEEIIKPVLPAEWLSKETKYFINPTGRFVIGGPMGDCGLTGRKIIVDTYGGMARHGGGAFSGKDPSKVDRSAAYAARYVAKNIVAAGLADRCEIQVSYAIGVAEPTSIMVETFGTAKVDESLLIQLVREFFDLRPYGLINMLDLLHPIYQQTASYGHFGRPQFPWEKTDKADALREAAGL; this is translated from the coding sequence ATGGCTACACATCTCTTTACTTCTGAGTCTGTATCAGAAGGGCATCCAGACAAAATTGCGGATCAAATCTCCGATGCAGTACTTGATGCTATTCTTGAACAAGACCCAAAAGCTCGCGTTGCCTGCGAAACCTACGTCAAAACAGGTATGGTAATGGTCGGGGGAGAAATCACCACCAGTGCTTGGGTTGATATTGAAGAAATCACACGCAAAACCGTTCGTGAAATTGGTTACACCAGTTCAGACATGGGCTTTGATGCCAATTCATGTGCTGTTTTAAGCGCGATTGGTAAGCAATCTCCTGACATCAATCAAGGTGTTGACCGTACAGATCCATCAGAACAAGGTGCGGGCGACCAAGGTCTGATGTTTGGCTATGCAACTAACGAAACTGACGTGCTGATGCCAGCGCCAATTACTTATTCACACCTTTTAGTTCAACGCCAAGCTGAAGTACGTAAAAATGGTACGCTGCCATGGTTGCGTCCAGACGCGAAAAGCCAAGTTACATTCAAATACGATAACAACAAAATTGTGGGTATCGACGCCGTTGTTTTATCGACTCAGCATTCTGAAGATATCCAGCAAAAAGACCTGCATGAAGCGGTGATGGAAGAAATCATCAAGCCAGTTCTGCCAGCGGAATGGTTATCAAAAGAAACGAAATACTTTATTAACCCAACAGGCCGTTTTGTGATCGGTGGACCAATGGGTGACTGCGGCTTAACAGGCCGTAAAATTATCGTTGATACTTACGGCGGCATGGCTCGTCATGGTGGTGGTGCGTTCTCTGGTAAAGATCCATCAAAAGTTGACCGTTCTGCGGCCTATGCAGCGCGTTATGTAGCAAAAAATATTGTTGCAGCGGGCCTTGCTGATCGTTGTGAAATCCAAGTGTCTTACGCGATTGGTGTTGCTGAGCCAACCTCCATTATGGTGGAAACCTTTGGCACCGCGAAAGTTGACGAATCTCTGCTGATCCAACTCGTGCGTGAGTTCTTTGACTTACGTCCTTATGGTTTAATCAACATGCTTGACTTGCTACACCCTATTTATCAGCAAACAGCGTCTTACGGCCACTTTGGTCGCCCACAATTCCCGTGGGAAAAAACAGACAAAGCAGATGCTTTACGCGAAGCTGCTGGCCTGTAA
- the speA gene encoding biosynthetic arginine decarboxylase: MNDNIARKMRQTYNIAYWGGGYYQVNERGNVCVCPNPENPDTFVDLAELVNQVKEEQEHLRLPALFCFPQILQHRLRSINAAFRRARESYGYKGDYFLVYPIKVNQQRRVIESLVNSGEPLGLEAGSKAELMAVLANAGKTQTVIVCNGYKDREYIRLALIGEKLGHKVYLVIEKMSEIEMVLKEAESLNVTPRLGVRARLASQGSGKWQASGGEKSKFGLAATQVLQLVEILRNANRLDSLQLLHFHLGSQMANIRDIATGVRESARFYVELHRLGVNIQCFDVGGGLGVDYEGTRSQSDCSVNYGLNEYANNVIWAIGDACEEFDLPHPTVITESGRALTAHHTVLVSNVIGVERNEFTKTSPPDEDAPRSLVSLWETWESMQHQGNSRSLREWLHDSQFDLQEAHTQYAHGVLDLTQRAWAEELYLNICRRIQQDLDPSNRAHRPIIDELQERMADKFYVNFSLFQSLPDSWGIDQVFPVLPIEGLDKPLDRRAVLLDITCDSDGIIDHYVDGDGVETTMPMPAYDPENPPMIGFFMIGAYQEILGNMHNLFGDTAAIDVWVDSQGNIRYLQSEEGDSVADMLQYVKLVPEVLLESFTEQVKGTGLSEQLQKDFVAEFENGLYGYTYLEDE, encoded by the coding sequence ATGAATGATAATATCGCACGCAAAATGCGCCAGACCTATAACATTGCGTATTGGGGCGGTGGTTACTATCAGGTGAATGAGCGTGGAAATGTCTGTGTTTGCCCGAACCCTGAAAACCCAGACACCTTTGTTGATCTCGCTGAATTAGTTAACCAAGTAAAAGAAGAGCAAGAGCACCTGCGTTTGCCCGCGTTGTTCTGTTTCCCTCAAATTTTACAGCACCGCCTGCGTTCTATTAATGCGGCGTTTAGACGTGCTCGTGAATCTTATGGCTATAAAGGTGACTACTTTTTGGTATACCCAATTAAAGTTAACCAACAGCGCCGTGTTATTGAGTCATTAGTCAACTCAGGAGAGCCATTAGGGCTTGAAGCAGGTTCGAAAGCAGAGTTAATGGCAGTATTAGCGAATGCGGGTAAGACACAAACTGTTATCGTGTGTAATGGTTATAAAGACCGTGAATATATCCGCTTAGCATTGATCGGGGAAAAACTGGGTCATAAGGTTTACCTTGTGATTGAGAAAATGTCTGAAATTGAGATGGTGTTAAAAGAAGCAGAAAGCTTGAATGTGACACCACGTTTAGGTGTGCGCGCACGTTTAGCATCTCAAGGTTCAGGCAAATGGCAAGCCAGTGGTGGCGAAAAATCAAAATTTGGTTTGGCGGCCACGCAAGTTCTGCAATTAGTGGAAATCTTACGTAATGCAAATCGCTTAGATAGCCTGCAATTACTGCATTTCCATTTAGGCTCACAAATGGCCAATATTCGCGATATTGCTACAGGCGTTCGTGAATCAGCACGCTTTTATGTGGAATTGCACCGCTTAGGCGTCAATATTCAATGCTTTGACGTGGGTGGAGGTTTAGGCGTTGACTATGAAGGAACGCGTTCGCAATCCGATTGTTCAGTTAACTATGGCTTGAACGAGTACGCAAATAACGTGATTTGGGCAATTGGCGATGCGTGTGAAGAGTTTGACCTTCCACACCCAACCGTTATCACGGAATCAGGGCGAGCATTGACTGCGCATCATACCGTATTGGTCTCCAATGTTATCGGGGTTGAGCGTAACGAATTTACCAAAACGTCACCACCGGATGAAGACGCACCGCGTTCGCTGGTATCACTTTGGGAAACGTGGGAATCCATGCAGCATCAAGGCAATAGTCGCTCCTTGCGTGAATGGCTACATGACAGCCAGTTCGACTTGCAAGAAGCCCATACCCAATATGCTCACGGGGTACTTGATTTAACCCAACGTGCATGGGCAGAAGAGTTATATCTCAATATCTGCCGTCGCATTCAGCAAGATTTAGACCCAAGCAACCGTGCTCACCGCCCAATCATCGACGAGCTGCAAGAGCGCATGGCAGATAAGTTTTATGTAAACTTCTCGTTATTCCAATCTCTGCCAGATTCATGGGGGATTGACCAAGTCTTCCCTGTGTTACCAATTGAAGGCTTAGATAAACCGTTAGATCGCCGCGCGGTACTATTAGACATTACCTGTGACTCAGATGGCATAATCGATCATTACGTTGACGGCGATGGCGTAGAAACCACCATGCCAATGCCAGCCTATGACCCAGAAAACCCGCCAATGATTGGCTTTTTTATGATAGGGGCGTATCAGGAAATCTTAGGCAACATGCACAACCTGTTCGGTGATACCGCCGCAATTGATGTGTGGGTCGATAGCCAAGGCAACATTCGCTACCTGCAAAGTGAAGAAGGCGACTCAGTGGCCGACATGCTGCAATACGTTAAACTGGTACCAGAAGTCCTCCTTGAAAGCTTTACGGAGCAAGTGAAAGGTACAGGTTTAAGCGAGCAACTGCAAAAAGACTTTGTGGCAGAATTCGAAAATGGGTTGTATGGTTATACCTATCTCGAAGACGAATAA
- the speB gene encoding agmatinase, with amino-acid sequence MINSTLGNQVDNSLVSNAFGFLRFPLNFQPYSSDAEWVITGVPFDMATSGRAGSRHGPAAIRQVSTNLAWESHRWPWNFKLTERLNVVDCGDVVFAFGDAQDMCDKLQAHTEKLLESGKRCLTFGGDHFVTLPLLRAHAKHFGKMALVHFDAHTDTYGNGSQYDHGTMFYHAPKEGLIDPTRSVQIGIRTEHDSDNGFTVLDAGQVNDRGVDEMVAQIKEIVGDMPVYLTFDIDCLDPAFAPGTGTPVVGGLTSDRALKLLRGLQPLNIVGMDLVEVAPAYDQSEITALAAASIALEMLYIQASKK; translated from the coding sequence ATGATTAATAGTACATTAGGTAATCAAGTTGATAATTCACTGGTTTCTAACGCATTTGGTTTTTTGCGTTTTCCACTGAATTTTCAACCATATAGCTCAGATGCTGAGTGGGTTATTACAGGTGTGCCATTTGATATGGCAACCTCAGGCCGCGCTGGCAGCCGTCATGGGCCTGCGGCAATTCGCCAAGTATCCACGAACCTTGCATGGGAAAGCCACCGTTGGCCGTGGAACTTCAAACTGACTGAACGTTTAAATGTGGTGGACTGCGGTGATGTGGTGTTTGCGTTCGGTGACGCGCAAGATATGTGCGACAAACTCCAAGCACACACGGAAAAACTGTTAGAGTCAGGCAAACGCTGCTTAACCTTTGGGGGGGACCACTTTGTCACACTGCCACTGCTGCGTGCGCATGCAAAACACTTCGGCAAAATGGCGTTAGTGCATTTTGATGCCCACACTGACACTTACGGTAACGGCAGCCAGTATGACCACGGCACCATGTTCTATCATGCACCAAAAGAAGGTTTGATTGACCCAACTCGTTCAGTGCAAATTGGTATCCGTACTGAGCACGATAGCGACAACGGTTTCACTGTACTCGATGCAGGGCAAGTGAATGACCGCGGTGTGGATGAGATGGTTGCGCAAATTAAAGAGATCGTGGGTGATATGCCAGTATATCTAACTTTCGATATTGACTGCCTTGACCCTGCGTTTGCTCCGGGTACAGGGACACCCGTTGTTGGTGGTTTAACGTCAGATCGCGCACTAAAACTACTGCGTGGTTTACAGCCATTGAATATCGTTGGGATGGATTTAGTGGAAGTGGCTCCCGCTTATGACCAATCTGAAATCACAGCATTAGCCGCGGCATCAATTGCTTTAGAAATGCTGTATATTCAAGCGTCTAAAAAATAA
- a CDS encoding ImcF-related family protein, whose product MKFNHIKSPLSSTVFILLCVLLGILIWEYGDKINLQTKEHKLFAIVAAIALAHCARQFIDYITSSKERRHNRNPNNTRNDPEQEKRVTELTHTGQANTIKNYLHFQYGLFWRRKVSIQLLIGSPAAVDKLAPRLSHEIWQESNGTVLIYGGEVAATVNDENVLMLKQLRRRRPVDALIWVTEYTVIDQLMHSTLNVHHLNTATSDMASRFIYGLFKALKWQAPVWVWNVSDNPELCSADAPAVLCLTEPYGQPEQLTPALRELVPLLSVHGAQALSVNLTHTYWLILAQFLRGSGSEELAVRLAPLTSGIRRLPFAGLAFSTAVTQPSEALHPHTWQEDNRWKSLLAVQGDIAPSLQPSHLGINPQRVMQYAVATGMAVWGVGLAVSYFANRQLMNDSQQLAFAAVDNQRSAAERLNAQFDFQQMLGKLDHRATHFTPVWQRFGLNHNDALLDQLWPTYTQTILPLLRDNTRQQLEAKLQQYAELPPDSPARADATPATYALLKAYLMMSSPERMEPEFFTQTVLESLSPIEGVNNGEWQTLGRELLAFYADQLPQHADWAINKNRALISSSRNLLVRQIGQRNGESALYQKILLQAKNSYAEMTLDDMTEGTDVSFLFTTDEFIPGVFTRRAWETTIEPAINRAVEARRDEIDWVLSDNQQPVDSDISPEQLKQRLTERYFADFAGSWLNLMNSLQWRHTENLSDTIDQLTLMGDVRQSPVIALMNTLSYQGKTGRQQEKLTDSFINSTKELLNKDKKPVISQKAEFSGPLEATFGPVLNLTDSQASSNNSDNLSLQAYLTRVTRVRLKLQQIANAPDPQAMSQALAQSIFEGKTVDLSETRDYGSLIAASLGQEWSGFGESLLVQPMNQAWEQLLTPTAEGINAEWQNAIVNEWNTAFGGRYPLKNTQSEISLPLMAQYLRPDNGRIQRFLETRLKGVLRKEGNRWVPNNTTAQGLRFNPEFLKALDTLSHLGDVAFANGEARLYFEIRPSTSRDVMQTILVIDKQTLTYDNQFPEWQRFVWPGDTIASGASLRWMSTTSGTRLLADHRGVWGVIRLLESAQVAPYAGTTSSYTVSWQTKNGNTLPFMLRTEMGDGPLALLTLRNFVLPRKIFLD is encoded by the coding sequence ATGAAATTTAATCACATAAAATCACCGCTAAGCTCTACCGTATTTATTTTACTGTGTGTGTTACTTGGTATTCTTATTTGGGAATATGGGGATAAAATTAACCTACAGACTAAAGAGCACAAACTATTCGCGATTGTTGCAGCAATTGCTCTGGCGCACTGTGCCCGTCAATTTATCGATTACATTACATCGTCCAAAGAACGTCGTCATAATCGAAACCCCAATAATACCCGTAATGACCCTGAGCAAGAGAAGCGCGTTACTGAGTTAACGCATACAGGGCAAGCCAATACCATAAAAAACTACCTCCACTTCCAGTACGGCCTTTTTTGGCGTAGAAAAGTCTCCATTCAACTGCTTATCGGCTCCCCCGCCGCCGTTGATAAACTGGCGCCGCGGTTGTCCCACGAAATTTGGCAGGAAAGCAATGGCACGGTGTTGATTTATGGCGGGGAGGTCGCGGCCACCGTCAATGACGAAAATGTGTTGATGCTCAAACAATTACGCCGCCGTCGGCCAGTAGATGCGCTGATTTGGGTCACTGAATACACCGTAATAGACCAGTTGATGCACAGCACCCTCAACGTTCACCACCTCAATACCGCGACGTCCGATATGGCGAGCCGCTTTATCTATGGCCTGTTTAAAGCCCTTAAGTGGCAAGCCCCTGTGTGGGTGTGGAATGTCAGCGATAACCCCGAGCTTTGCAGTGCCGATGCGCCCGCGGTGTTGTGTTTAACCGAGCCTTATGGACAACCCGAGCAGCTCACCCCCGCGCTGCGTGAGCTGGTTCCGCTGTTGTCGGTGCATGGCGCCCAAGCCCTGTCTGTCAACCTAACGCACACTTATTGGCTGATTTTGGCGCAGTTTTTACGGGGGAGCGGTAGCGAAGAGTTAGCCGTTCGTTTAGCCCCATTGACCTCAGGTATTCGTCGCCTGCCCTTTGCAGGGTTAGCATTTAGCACCGCCGTCACCCAACCGAGTGAGGCCCTTCACCCCCATACGTGGCAAGAAGATAACCGCTGGAAAAGCCTGCTTGCCGTGCAAGGCGATATCGCCCCGTCATTGCAACCGTCACACTTAGGCATCAACCCGCAGCGCGTGATGCAATACGCGGTCGCTACCGGCATGGCGGTTTGGGGCGTGGGGTTGGCGGTGTCGTATTTTGCCAACCGCCAATTGATGAATGACAGCCAGCAGCTGGCGTTTGCTGCCGTGGATAACCAGCGCAGCGCCGCCGAGCGCCTAAATGCCCAGTTTGATTTCCAACAAATGTTGGGGAAACTCGACCACCGTGCCACCCACTTTACCCCCGTGTGGCAGCGCTTTGGCTTAAACCACAATGACGCCCTGCTCGACCAGTTATGGCCCACCTACACCCAAACCATTTTGCCGCTATTGCGCGACAATACTCGCCAGCAATTGGAAGCCAAATTACAGCAGTATGCCGAGCTCCCCCCTGATAGCCCCGCTCGCGCCGACGCCACGCCTGCCACTTACGCCTTGTTAAAAGCTTATTTAATGATGAGCTCCCCCGAGCGCATGGAGCCCGAATTTTTCACCCAAACCGTGCTGGAGAGCCTCTCGCCCATTGAGGGAGTGAATAATGGGGAATGGCAGACATTAGGCCGTGAATTGTTGGCGTTTTATGCCGACCAACTGCCGCAACATGCGGATTGGGCTATTAATAAAAACCGCGCACTGATTAGCAGCAGCCGTAATTTATTGGTGCGCCAAATCGGCCAACGCAATGGTGAGTCTGCTTTGTATCAAAAAATCCTTCTGCAAGCCAAAAACAGCTATGCGGAGATGACGCTGGATGACATGACGGAGGGCACTGACGTCAGTTTCTTGTTCACCACCGATGAGTTTATCCCTGGCGTATTTACCCGCCGTGCGTGGGAAACCACCATCGAGCCCGCCATTAACCGTGCCGTGGAAGCGCGCCGCGACGAGATTGACTGGGTGTTGAGCGACAACCAACAGCCCGTCGACAGTGATATCTCCCCAGAGCAACTGAAGCAGCGCCTCACCGAGCGCTATTTCGCCGATTTTGCGGGCAGCTGGCTGAACTTGATGAACAGCTTGCAATGGCGCCACACGGAAAACTTGTCCGATACCATCGACCAGTTAACCCTGATGGGGGATGTGCGCCAATCCCCTGTGATTGCTCTGATGAATACCTTGTCGTACCAAGGCAAAACGGGGCGCCAGCAAGAAAAACTGACGGACTCGTTTATCAACTCCACCAAGGAGTTGCTCAACAAAGACAAAAAGCCCGTTATCAGCCAAAAAGCCGAATTTAGCGGCCCACTGGAAGCCACCTTTGGCCCCGTGTTGAACTTGACCGACTCGCAGGCTAGCAGCAACAACAGCGACAACCTCAGTTTGCAGGCTTACCTCACCCGCGTCACCCGCGTGCGGTTAAAGCTGCAACAAATCGCCAATGCCCCTGACCCGCAAGCCATGTCCCAAGCCCTTGCCCAGAGTATTTTTGAGGGCAAAACCGTCGATTTATCCGAAACTCGTGACTATGGCAGCCTCATCGCTGCCAGCCTTGGGCAAGAGTGGAGCGGCTTTGGCGAATCCCTGTTAGTGCAACCGATGAACCAAGCGTGGGAGCAACTGCTTACCCCGACCGCCGAGGGCATCAATGCCGAATGGCAAAATGCCATCGTCAACGAATGGAACACCGCGTTTGGCGGGCGCTACCCGCTAAAAAATACCCAGAGCGAGATATCATTGCCGTTGATGGCGCAATATTTACGCCCCGATAATGGCCGCATTCAGCGCTTTTTAGAAACCCGCCTTAAAGGGGTGCTACGCAAAGAGGGTAATCGCTGGGTACCCAACAACACCACCGCCCAAGGGCTGCGCTTTAACCCGGAGTTCCTCAAGGCGTTAGATACCTTAAGCCATTTGGGGGATGTGGCGTTCGCCAACGGGGAAGCGCGCCTGTACTTTGAAATCCGCCCCTCCACCAGCCGAGATGTGATGCAAACCATTTTGGTGATTGATAAACAGACGCTGACCTACGACAACCAATTCCCCGAGTGGCAACGCTTTGTGTGGCCGGGGGATACCATCGCCTCCGGTGCCTCACTGCGCTGGATGAGCACCACGTCAGGCACCCGTTTATTGGCAGACCACCGCGGCGTGTGGGGGGTTATCCGTTTATTGGAAAGCGCCCAAGTCGCTCCCTATGCAGGCACCACCAGCAGTTATACCGTGTCGTGGCAGACTAAGAACGGCAATACCCTGCCCTTTATGCTGCGCACCGAAATGGGGGACGGCCCCCTTGCGCTGCTAACCCTGCGTAATTTTGTGCTGCCTAGAAAAATCTTTTTGGATTGA
- a CDS encoding PAAR domain-containing protein has translation MTQSIVILGDKTNHGGTVISATSEFIINGIKAAKVGDLVNCPKKGHGVNKIIDGDPSITCNGIPLAVTGSHTECGCTLIASTSDFITG, from the coding sequence ATGACTCAATCCATTGTTATATTAGGTGATAAAACCAATCATGGCGGCACGGTTATTAGTGCCACCTCGGAGTTTATTATTAATGGTATAAAAGCCGCTAAAGTGGGCGATTTAGTTAATTGCCCGAAAAAAGGCCATGGTGTGAATAAAATTATTGATGGTGACCCCAGTATAACCTGTAATGGCATCCCCCTTGCCGTAACGGGTAGTCATACAGAATGTGGCTGCACCTTAATTGCCAGTACATCCGACTTTATTACGGGGTAA